A single window of Leptospira semungkisensis DNA harbors:
- a CDS encoding LIC10025 family lipoprotein has product MNRKNRIYSYLVLIVGSHSLINCVHKNPHAAEYFEKYFRYQDIIQKEFKEDSTRNVLSGNPDKDAQEKFYKKDDHLILGFHLSENGNGYKKELADSAFPAGPSSPYSIYVDAQENEFHSKKTFKIKRTVEMISPEASVFDMFPMIDETIHHLKTSNAKSVAEYSELQSFLCGNFDCDIRREHEITFITYTLSERMKEKFPITYKKWHKRLGQLAFRFQLFQPGGFEKGLEFYNEGQNIILGIPDSHKGYWSSPKALHLRTYAYLSVYGLKIDVRGLGYTFKFHRAGNTDIVTGEFTKIPETNIGGRFLSILPPSAISLFVPGDMGEYFEDMFELLVKGSDGKGGNRLETRTKRNGNRTKVVLTSSSEIFRDRFLPFKSQDEEDEPPFFSELGRALVKDLRGK; this is encoded by the coding sequence ATGAATCGAAAGAATAGAATTTATTCCTATTTAGTTTTAATTGTCGGTTCTCATTCTCTCATAAATTGCGTGCATAAGAATCCACACGCCGCCGAGTATTTTGAGAAGTACTTTAGATACCAAGATATCATTCAAAAAGAATTTAAGGAAGATTCGACTCGCAATGTTCTTTCCGGGAATCCAGATAAGGATGCTCAGGAAAAGTTTTATAAGAAAGATGACCATCTAATCCTAGGGTTTCATCTTTCGGAGAATGGAAACGGATACAAGAAAGAACTCGCAGACTCTGCCTTTCCTGCGGGGCCTAGCAGTCCATATTCTATTTATGTGGATGCACAAGAGAACGAATTTCATTCCAAAAAAACATTCAAGATCAAAAGGACTGTGGAGATGATCTCTCCCGAAGCCAGTGTGTTCGATATGTTCCCAATGATAGATGAAACCATTCATCATCTAAAAACATCGAACGCAAAAAGCGTTGCCGAATATTCTGAATTGCAGAGTTTCTTGTGCGGCAATTTTGACTGCGATATTCGCAGAGAACACGAGATTACTTTCATTACTTATACCTTATCCGAGCGTATGAAAGAGAAATTCCCGATCACTTACAAAAAATGGCATAAGAGATTGGGCCAGCTCGCATTTAGATTTCAGCTGTTCCAACCAGGTGGCTTTGAAAAGGGTTTAGAATTCTATAACGAAGGACAAAATATTATATTGGGAATTCCTGATTCTCATAAAGGATATTGGTCTTCGCCAAAGGCATTGCACCTGAGGACATACGCTTATTTAAGCGTATACGGATTGAAAATAGACGTGAGAGGCTTAGGATACACATTCAAATTCCATAGAGCAGGAAATACGGATATAGTAACTGGAGAATTCACTAAGATTCCCGAAACAAACATTGGCGGAAGATTTTTATCCATTCTTCCTCCAAGCGCGATCAGTTTGTTCGTTCCGGGAGATATGGGCGAATATTTCGAAGACATGTTCGAGCTGCTTGTGAAAGGTTCTGATGGAAAAGGCGGCAACCGTCTAGAGACAAGGACTAAGAGAAACGGAAATCGAACTAAGGTTGTACTCACTTCTAGCTCCGAAATTTTCAGAGATAGATTTCTTCCTTTCAAATCCCAGGATGAGGAAGACGAACCTCCCTTCTTCTCTGAACTTGGCAGAGCACTTGTAAAAGACTTAAGAGGAAAATGA
- a CDS encoding adenylate/guanylate cyclase domain-containing protein, with protein MPPIPWTFNTIFKIPPRSGLHQVDVRSEFNLNKDDLLLKVPAGFYFPDIGENWKIELNGTILREEWFPTKEGSLTVNRSLKGLVIPVNTGILRPGKNEIKIQFVGEADSNPFKPNDHFGFYHPKNFRISSLEEIYNSSSEYFDIFLFGIYFIFGFYHVLFFVTRKQDIYYLYFGLFSLLSSVYFYLTTYHLYNKFINYPGGPDTEFFFRGEISALIPIVPIFMLFAKDFFYQQEGKFWMIRIFCWLSLVSLLANWFLPFEYVLPNLLIYQVLLLLMLSYVIIFSINSIRQRKPDSIKLAIGIGVCGIFGLWDTLDAMTKIVGFHYPFFKISFSVFILVIISLLVSRYVSLYKQSQALNQEISKQRDAFYRFVPSEFISILDRESPVEIKIGDSKEKTMSVFFADLRGYTTVSEKLSPDENIKYLNKYFSAFEDIIFKNAGFVDKYIGDAIMALFSDHSERAEKDNFNSADNALQSAIDMVRHVEALNDGIGIGADLGIGVNTGPLILGTVGSERRIDTTVVGDTVNLSSRVQSLSGFYKARILVTHHTFLRLNLLSEIRAREIDTVIVKGKTQPVILYEVFEADPPETADQKHDTKGKLSEGITLYKAGQFQSAFSIFKELYKRSPLDNIVRLYAKRTKLALNQAPSKDWDGIFRLHRK; from the coding sequence ATGCCTCCGATCCCTTGGACCTTCAATACCATATTTAAAATTCCTCCGAGAAGCGGACTTCATCAAGTTGATGTAAGATCCGAGTTCAATTTGAACAAAGATGATCTGCTCTTAAAGGTCCCGGCGGGATTCTATTTTCCTGATATAGGAGAGAACTGGAAGATCGAGTTAAACGGAACAATCCTTAGGGAAGAATGGTTTCCAACGAAAGAAGGTTCCTTAACTGTAAATCGTTCTTTGAAAGGTTTAGTAATTCCTGTCAATACTGGGATCTTAAGGCCAGGAAAAAACGAGATCAAAATTCAATTTGTAGGAGAAGCGGATAGCAATCCATTTAAGCCGAACGATCATTTCGGTTTCTATCATCCTAAGAATTTCAGGATCTCCTCTTTAGAAGAAATATATAACTCCAGCTCGGAGTACTTCGATATTTTTCTGTTCGGGATCTATTTTATCTTCGGGTTCTATCATGTTCTGTTCTTTGTCACAAGAAAGCAGGACATTTATTATCTTTACTTTGGATTATTCTCCCTACTCTCTTCCGTTTACTTTTATCTAACTACGTATCATTTATATAATAAATTCATTAATTATCCGGGAGGGCCGGATACGGAATTCTTCTTTAGAGGAGAAATCTCTGCCCTGATTCCGATCGTTCCTATATTCATGCTATTCGCAAAGGATTTCTTTTATCAGCAAGAAGGAAAGTTCTGGATGATACGGATCTTTTGCTGGTTGAGCCTTGTATCTCTTCTTGCGAATTGGTTTCTTCCTTTCGAATACGTACTGCCGAACTTGCTTATATATCAGGTCTTACTTCTTCTGATGCTTTCGTATGTGATCATATTTTCGATCAACTCCATTCGTCAGAGAAAACCAGATTCTATCAAGCTTGCGATCGGGATCGGTGTTTGCGGAATATTCGGACTTTGGGATACCTTGGATGCGATGACTAAGATCGTCGGATTCCATTATCCTTTCTTTAAGATCTCGTTCTCAGTTTTTATTCTAGTGATCATCAGTCTTTTAGTTTCTCGTTATGTGAGTTTGTACAAACAATCCCAAGCATTGAACCAGGAAATTTCCAAACAGAGGGACGCTTTCTACAGATTCGTTCCTTCTGAATTTATTTCAATCTTAGATCGGGAAAGCCCAGTAGAGATCAAGATCGGCGATTCGAAAGAAAAGACTATGTCTGTTTTCTTTGCCGATCTAAGAGGTTATACGACTGTTTCCGAAAAGTTGAGTCCGGACGAGAACATCAAATATCTAAATAAGTACTTCTCCGCCTTTGAAGATATTATCTTTAAGAATGCCGGCTTTGTGGATAAATATATCGGAGATGCGATCATGGCCTTATTCTCCGATCATAGTGAAAGGGCGGAGAAGGATAATTTCAACTCTGCCGACAACGCATTGCAGTCGGCGATCGATATGGTTCGTCATGTGGAAGCCTTGAACGACGGGATCGGCATTGGCGCAGATCTAGGGATCGGAGTGAATACTGGTCCTTTGATCTTAGGAACTGTGGGAAGCGAGAGAAGGATTGATACCACTGTCGTGGGCGATACGGTAAATCTTTCCTCTCGTGTGCAAAGTCTTTCCGGATTCTATAAGGCTCGTATTTTAGTAACTCATCATACATTTCTTAGATTAAATTTGCTTTCCGAGATTAGGGCGAGAGAAATCGATACAGTCATTGTGAAAGGAAAGACCCAACCAGTGATCCTGTATGAAGTTTTTGAAGCTGATCCCCCTGAAACGGCTGATCAAAAACATGATACTAAGGGAAAGCTAAGCGAAGGAATCACCTTATATAAAGCTGGTCAGTTTCAGAGTGCTTTCTCTATCTTCAAAGAATTGTATAAACGAAGTCCTCTAGACAATATCGTGAGATTGTACGCTAAACGAACTAAGTTGGCTTTAAACCAAGCTCCTTCCAAAGATTGGGATGGGATCTTTCGATTACATAGAAAGTAA
- the fliG gene encoding flagellar motor switch protein FliG, which yields MLNKKTSLTGRQKAAIFLIAVGSEVSSEIFKHLREDEIEQITFEIARLDKITPEDKEKVLVEFNELMMAQEFISNGGIDFARGLLEKALGNQKAIDIINRLTSSLQVRPFDFIRRTDPQHLLNFIQNEHPQTIALILSYLDPQKASSILSGLPHTIQAEVAKRIATMDRVSPDVLREVERVLERKLSTLASEDYTSAGGIDSVVEILNLVDRGTEKTIIEALEEEDPELAEEIKKRMFVFEDIVLLDDRAIQKVLREVDNSDLAKALKSVDTEVQEKIFKNMSKRAANLLREDMDFMGPIRIKDVEDAQQKIVNIIRKLEESGDIVVARAGEDELVM from the coding sequence GTGCTGAATAAGAAAACTAGTCTAACCGGAAGACAAAAAGCGGCTATCTTTCTGATCGCCGTCGGATCCGAAGTATCCTCCGAGATTTTCAAACATTTACGTGAAGACGAGATCGAGCAGATCACGTTTGAGATCGCACGTCTAGATAAGATCACTCCGGAAGACAAGGAGAAGGTCCTTGTAGAATTCAACGAGCTTATGATGGCTCAGGAATTCATCTCGAACGGAGGTATTGACTTCGCTCGCGGACTTCTCGAAAAAGCTCTCGGTAACCAGAAGGCAATCGATATCATCAACCGTTTGACTTCGAGTTTGCAGGTCCGACCTTTCGACTTCATCCGAAGAACTGACCCTCAGCACTTATTGAACTTCATCCAGAACGAGCACCCTCAGACAATCGCATTAATTTTATCTTATTTGGATCCTCAGAAAGCGTCTAGCATTCTGTCGGGGTTGCCGCATACAATCCAGGCCGAGGTTGCGAAAAGGATCGCAACCATGGACCGGGTTTCGCCTGACGTTCTTCGCGAGGTAGAAAGGGTTTTGGAAAGAAAGCTCTCTACACTCGCAAGCGAGGACTATACCTCTGCCGGTGGTATCGATTCGGTGGTTGAAATCCTCAACCTTGTTGACAGGGGAACTGAAAAGACCATCATCGAAGCTCTTGAAGAAGAAGATCCGGAACTTGCAGAAGAGATCAAGAAACGGATGTTCGTATTCGAGGATATCGTTCTACTCGATGACCGAGCGATTCAAAAAGTATTGCGAGAAGTGGATAACTCAGATCTCGCAAAAGCTTTGAAATCGGTAGATACAGAAGTGCAAGAGAAGATCTTTAAGAACATGTCAAAACGTGCCGCGAACTTACTTCGAGAAGATATGGACTTCATGGGTCCTATCCGTATCAAAGACGTGGAAGACGCTCAGCAAAAAATCGTTAACATCATACGTAAACTGGAAGAGTCCGGAGACATCGTCGTTGCTCGCGCTGGCGAGGACGAACTCGTAATGTGA